Proteins from one Telopea speciosissima isolate NSW1024214 ecotype Mountain lineage chromosome 1, Tspe_v1, whole genome shotgun sequence genomic window:
- the LOC122659319 gene encoding benzyl alcohol O-benzoyltransferase-like, producing MALQSSLMFSVRRRKPELIPPAKPTPREYKCLSEIDDQGGYRFQFPVILFYRNIDPAMCGIDAVKVIREAIGKVLVFYYPFAGRLREGPGRKLIVDCNAEGVLFIEADADVSLQQFGDTICPPFPCMDEFLYEVPGSEGIADSPLLLIQVTRLICGGFIVAVRLNHVMSDVLGLSQFLTAVGEIACGRQSPSVKPVWKRELLNARDPPRVTCVHHEFDDVDKVHTNGKKPKSLDQPVHRNFFFGPTEIAALRKHVPSHLQACSTYELVTACLWRCRTVALQLDPDDEVRLLFPVNVNRRSKTRPPLPVGFYGNAFVLPAGLSTAGKLCWNPLSYALELVMKVKSNATDEYMRSLADLMVIKRQPHYKVAGSFVVPDVTRAGLCNVDFGWGKAVYGGPAKADVGTIPGIMSMHIPFKNSNIEEGAIVVPIFLSEPAMERFAEELANMIGGPLLDPYAKTTVSGLVRSAL from the exons ATGGCCTTGCAATCCTCTCTAATGTTCTCCGTACGACGACGTAAACCCGAACTGATTCCTCCGGCGAAGCCAACTCCTCGCGAATACAAGTGCCTTTCCGAAATCGATGATCAAGGTGGTTATAGGTTTCAATTTCCAGTGATACTATTTTACCGGAATATTGATCCTGCGATGTGTGGAATAGACGCTGTGAAGGTGATCAGAGAGGCAATTGGAAAAGTATTGGTTTTTTACTACCCATTTGCAGGTAGGCTAAGGGAAGGGCCTGGTCGGAAGCTTATTGTGGATTGCAATGCAGAAGGTGTGTTGTTCATTGAGGCTGATGCGGATGTAAGCCTCCAGCAATTTGGTGATACAATTTGCCCACCATTCCCTTGCATGGATGAATTCCTTTATGAGGTACCTGGCTCAGAAGGGATTGCTGATTCCCCTTTATTATTGATTCAG GTTACACGTTTGATTTGTGGTGGATTTATCGTTGCCGTCCGCTTGAACCACGTTATGAGCGACGTACTTGGCCTGTCCCAATTCTTGACGGCTGTGGGTGAGATAGCCTGCGGGAGACAATCCCCATCGGTGAAACCTGTATGGAAGAGAGAGCTCCTCAATGCTCGTGACCCACCACGTGTGACATGTGTGCATCACGAATTCGATGACGTGGACAAGGTTCACACAAATGGCAAGAAACCCAAATCACTAGACCAACCAGTACACCGGAACTTCTTCTTCGGTCCAACAGAGATAGCAGCCCTACGCAAGCACGTACCCTCACATCTCCAAGCATGCTCTACGTATGAGTTAGTAACTGCATGTCTATGGCGATGTCGTACGGTTGCACTCCAATTGGACCCGGATGATGAAGTCCGTTTACTTTTCCCTGTTAATGTTAATAGACGTTCGAAAACCCGTCCGCCTTTGCCAGTCGGGTTCTATGGCAATGCGTTTGTCCTCCCAGCCGGCCTATCGACCGCCGGAAAGCTGTGTTGGAATCCGCTAAGCTACGCACTGGAGTTGGTGATGAAGGTCAAATCAAATGCTACAGATGAGTATATGAGATCACTAGCGGACTTGATGGTGATCAAGAGACAACCCCACTATAAAGTTGCAGGAAGCTTTGTTGTTCCAGATGTGACACGTGCTGGGCTGTGTAACGTTGATTTTGGGTGGGGGAAAGCAGTGTATGGTGGGCCTGCCAAGGCAGATGTGGGGACCATACCAGGTATTATGAGTATGCATATACCGTTTAAGAACAGCAATATTGAAGAGGGTGCAATTGTGGTGCCTATTTTCTTGTCAGAGCCAGCCATGGAGAGGTTTGCAGAGGAGCTAGCTAACATGATTGGAGGCCCTTTGTTGGACCCATATGCCAAGACAACTGTGTCTGGCCTCGTTAGATCTGCTCTATAA